The genomic stretch TCCTTCGAGGATCGTGTCGATGCGGGCCGGCGGCTCGCCCAGTTGCTGCGCGAGCGTGGCTACACGGGTGAAGGCACGCTCGTCCTGGCGTTGCCCCGCGGGGGTGTACCTGTGGCCTTTGAGGTGGCAACAGCACTGGGCGCACCGCTGGACGTCTGGGTGGTCCGCAAGGTCGGTGTGCCGGGCTACGAGGAACTGGGCCTCGGCGCGGTCGCGGAAGGCGGTGTCGCGTTCGTCAACCGGAGGCTGATGGACGAGGTGGGCGTCACCGAGGAAGACATGCAAGGCCTCGTCCGTCAGAAGACGGATGAAGTGAAGGTCCGGGTGGCGCGCTTCCGCCAGGGCATCGAGGCGCCTCGAATCGAAGGCCAGCGCATCATCCTGGTGGACGACGGCATCGCGACGGGAGGTACCGTCCGAGCGGCCATCCAGGCGCTCCGCATGCACCGGCCCGGCAGCATCATCCTCGCGGTCCCCGTCGCGGCATCCCAGACGCTCGCAGAGCTCGCCCCCCTGGCGGATGACGTGGTGTGCGTGCTTTCAACGCCGTCGCTGTATGCCATTGGCCAGTGGTACGCCGACTTCCAACAGGTTCCAGATGAAGCGGTCGCGACGCTACTGGCACAGGCCCGGCTCACCCTCGGTCACGACCGTCACGCGCCGCCCGGCGACACGGCCCACTCCTGACCGGGCGCCCCGAAGCATCAGCGAGCCACCACCACCCGGGCCGCGATATCCCGGTCTCACAGGAGCCCACCGGGCGCAGTTCATCCCGGCCCTCCGAAGGAGCCGCCGTTCCGGCGCAGGGACGGCAGCTTGAGCCCTGCCGTGCATCACGCTCCATCCCCATCCTTCACAGGAGGCCATCAGGCCCGAGCAGGAGCGAGTGATGCCCGTCTACGAGTTCTACTGCCGCAAGTGTAAGGAGCCCTTCACCGAGATCATGAGCGTCAAGGAGCACGATGAGCGAACGCCCAAGTGCCCACGCTGCCAGGAGACGAAGGAGGTGGAGAAGCGCATCTCCACCGTTCATACCGTGACCACCAAGAAGTGGCTGACGCTCTAACGCGCTCCCGGGCTTGCTCCGCGCCGCACCTGTGGCGGGAGGCCGATTCACGATGATTCCGGATACGCCAGACAGGGAGCGAAGCGCCAATGGCTCGACGCCTTCGGCCTCGGGGAAGGTGCTCACCCTCCTGCTATGCGGAGATGTGATGACGGGCCGGGGCATCG from Myxococcus xanthus encodes the following:
- a CDS encoding phosphoribosyltransferase, which produces MSFEDRVDAGRRLAQLLRERGYTGEGTLVLALPRGGVPVAFEVATALGAPLDVWVVRKVGVPGYEELGLGAVAEGGVAFVNRRLMDEVGVTEEDMQGLVRQKTDEVKVRVARFRQGIEAPRIEGQRIILVDDGIATGGTVRAAIQALRMHRPGSIILAVPVAASQTLAELAPLADDVVCVLSTPSLYAIGQWYADFQQVPDEAVATLLAQARLTLGHDRHAPPGDTAHS
- a CDS encoding FmdB family zinc ribbon protein → MPVYEFYCRKCKEPFTEIMSVKEHDERTPKCPRCQETKEVEKRISTVHTVTTKKWLTL